The genomic window TAGTTGGGTACATCATGGTTCCTGCAACTGCTAGAGCTAAGTATTCACTTGTTTTTAGTTTACGTGCAGTTGATACTGCTAAGAAAAATGGTAAGAAGAAGAATACGCTATCACCAATTGCATTTAAAATAGCATAAGTATCTGTTTTATCTGAGAGCCATCCCATTACCACTGCTAAAGAAGTGAAACCTTTTAGTAAACCAACCCCTGCTAATGCTGGAATAATTGGGGTAAATATTCCTGAGAGTGTATCCATTACAAGTGATACAACTCCTTGCTTCTCAGTTGACTGTTCGCCTGTACCGCTGCCTCCAACAATTTTTTCTACTTCCTCAAAAGCATCTCCTACCCTATTTCCTATAACCACTTGGAACTGGTCTCCTGAAAACTGAGCTCCCATAACACCTGGTATTTTTTTAATCTCATCAATATTTACTTTCTCTTTATCTTTTAGATTAAATCTAAGGCGTGTCACACAATTCCATGCATTGATGACATTATCCTTTCCACCAATATTTTCAATGACTCCTTTTGCCAATTCTTCATAATTCGTTGCCATGTGTTTATCTCCTTTTCTAATATATTTTTATGCTAAAGGTGGCCACCTTGATAAAAATCAAATAAAAAAGACCAAATAGAAGCCTACAAAGGATATAGTAATCCCGTAGTAAATCTTCTACTTGGTCATGCCTGATCGAGTCAGTAACAGTCCATGTTAATGATTTATATTTCTAATTCGTTCAATGTGTATCGTTAGATATAATTCTTCATCGTAACTTAATCGCCATTTCTTTTCTTCATATAAAAACTGGCTAATTTTTGATACACATGCATACGACTCTGGATATTTCGTTTTAACCATTGAAAACATCTCAATCGGTAGTATATCTTTCGCCTTTTCATCTGTCATATGCCTTAGAATGAAGTAACGAAGATGTGTGATAAAGCGTGAGTAACTGATTGTATCTGTATCAATGTCTGATTGAAAATGATACCTGACAATCGTCAACACTCGTTGTATCAAATGAGTTATTCCAGCAACTTGATCCATTCTCTCTAAGCTACTATTTGCATAGAAAAAGTGGTAAGTTAAATAAATTTCCTCAGAGGATGGTAGTGAAATGTCAAGCTTTTCATCAATTAGCTTAATCGCTTGTTTTGCTACAGCATACTCTTGAGAGTAAAACTGCTCGATTTCAAGGCTTAAAAAATCATCATATGTGTCATGATTTTTTGCTCGAGTAATCGCATGATTTAAGTGGTCCGCTAACCCAATAAAATTATTGGTTGAAAATGAAATAGATAACTCTTGTTCAGCTAATTCAATGATTTGATTTGTGACGGCTATTATTTTAGGTTCAATATCTGTAAATACATCAATCAAACGTGAATCATTTTCTTCGTCTTGAGAAACAAAGACTTTTTCAATAACCGTTTCGTCAATTTTATCTCCAGCCTTGTATCCAAAACCTATGCCTTTGCCAAAAATAATAAATTCATTTCCTTTGTCGTCTTTTGACAGAGCAACATTGTTGTTAATTTTTTTAATATAGTTCATTTATTATCCTCAAACACATGTTTTCTAACAACACATAAATCATACCTTTATTTGAAAACGATGTCAACTTTTTTATATAAATAACATACTTTAATTTTTACTCTTCATATGCTAACTTGTATAACGTCGCTATTAACGCTCTCACACCTTTTGTTAAATCACATATAGTCGTATCTTCAGCTGGATTATGACTTATTCCTTTTATGCTAGGGACAAAAATCATGGCTGTCGGGACAAAAGAGGCAAATATTTGAGAATCATGTCCTGCTCCACTGTGCATAATATGATAATCCAATGCTGCTTCTGAACAAGCTCTTTTAATGACTTCTACAAGAGACTCATTCATCGGAACTGGTTTTTCTTCCATCCACAGAGAAATATTAATGGTTAAGTCATTTTCTTTGGCTACTTTTCTCATTATGTTTTCCATATCTTTTGTAAATAACTCTAATAATTGCCCATTCGTGTGACGACAATCTATCGTAAAAGATACTTTTCCCGGAACAACATTTACAGTATTAGGTGTTATTTCCATTTCACCAAACGTTACAACCAAAGGATCACCAAGTGTTTTAGCATAGTCGATTGTTTGACTGACTATCTGACTATAGCCATAAACAGCATCTCTTCTATAATTCATTGGTGTGGTTCCAGCATGATTGGCTTCACCTGTTAATGTCACCGTGTAACGCTTTTGTCCAACGATATCTGTGACAACACCCACCGATTTTTCTAATGTCTCTAAAACATTCCCTTGTTCGATATGTAATTCAACAAACGATTTAATATCTGTGCGACGATCAGTTGATTGTTTAAAATCAAATCCTGCTTTATTCATAGCTTCAGAAAAAGATACGCCGTCAATATCTTTTGCATCTAAAACATCTTCTTTTTTGGCTAGACCCCAAACATTTTTACTTCCCCAAAAAGCATAAGGAAATCGACTTCCCTCTTCTTCTGCGAGTGATATCACTTCTAGACTACGCAGTGGTTGTCCGTAATTATTTTTCAAATAGTCTAGTGCTAAATATGCCGCAATTACCCCAAATTGCCCATCTAATTTTCCACCTTCAACTACTGTATCTATATGCGAACCTGACATGATGGTTTCATCGGGATATTTACTACCTTCTAATCTACCAAATAAATTTCCTACTTCATCATAAGTAGCCTCAAGCCCTATCTTTTCAAAATGCTCTTTTAAATTATTTTGCGCTGTTATCCATTGATCATCATACAAAAGTCTAGTGATACCACCTGACTTTGTCCCACCTATACTAGACAACCACAATATGTTTTCTTCTACTTGTTGTTGCAGTTCATCCATACCCTTACTCCCTTATACATATTAGTCTTCGTGAACGATTAAATCCATTGGATGTGGGCCTGCTACTCCAACAAAAATAAATCGCTCATTCCCTGTATTTTCCATTCCATGTTGTTCTCCGGGTCGTGAAATGATCATATCACCTGGCTCAATGTTTATCGCTTCACCGTATCCTGGATAAAAAGTTCCTTTACCTTGGATACAAATCCATAAATCATCTGATGTAGTATGAGAATGTTTAAAAACAGATTGTCCTGGCTCTAAACACCATAAGGCTCCTGCTGTTTTTTCTGTCTCATAAAAGAAAGTTTTTTTGCCTTCAGATGAATCAAAACTGGCAATTTCATCTATTTTAAATAATCTTTCTTCAATATTTGACTTTGACATTGTACTTTCTCCTTACTTATTTTTTATTGCTTGATAAAATCGGCCTAATTGTTCAGCTGCTTGTTCTAAACTAACCAATGTATTTGATTTACTCAAAATCGTTTCTTCATCTGCTATTTGTCGAATAATAGGAAAAAAAGCATCTATTCCATGTTCATTACACTGTCCCGCATCATCTGAAACACTCCCACAAATTGCAAGCAATGGTTTATTTGATTGTTTAGTTAACTCAGCTAGAGCTGATGGTACTTTTCCCATGACAGACTGAGCATCAAGTCTTCCTTCACCTGTAATGACCATATCAGCTTTTTTCACTTTATTTATAATGTTTTTTTCTTTAGCTAATAAATCAAATCCCGAAAATAGCTCCGCATTTAAATATGACATGAAGGCAAATCCTAGTCCTCCTGCTGCACCAGCTCCTGCTGTCATCATAAAATCATTATTAAGGTATGAGCTACTCATCACACCAAACTTTTCAATTAGTTTATCTAACGTATTAACATCTGATTTTTTTAATCCTTTTTGTGGACCAAAAACGGCAGTCGCTCCGTTCTTTCCGACTAAAGGATTGTTAACATCACTCGCTATAATAAACTGACATTCTTTCAATTGATTGGATACTTTTGAGTCATCTATTTTCGTTAAGTTACTTAATTCACAAATGTTTTCATCTATAAACGAACCATTTTCTGTCATAAAACGATAACCCAAAGCTCTTAACATCCCGATACCTGCGTCGTTTGTCGCACTTCCACCCAAACCAATAATAAAACGTCTATAACCACTATTCATTAAACTCTCAATTAATTCACCTAAGCCATATGTTGTTGCCTTAAAAGGATCTAACTCTTCTTTGTTTACGAGAGTAATACCAGACGTTTCGGCGACTTCAATATAAGCTGTCTCTTTGTAAATACCATATTTAACATAAACTTCTTTTCCCAAAGGTCCTGTTACCTTTTTTATCATTGTTTTTCCGTCTGTTTTGTATAAAAAAGCTTCAACTGTCCCTTCGCCACCATCAGCCACAGGAACTATCTCCGTATGAGAAGATAGTCCTGATTTGCTTA from Vagococcus martis includes these protein-coding regions:
- the allC gene encoding allantoate deiminase, which codes for MDELQQQVEENILWLSSIGGTKSGGITRLLYDDQWITAQNNLKEHFEKIGLEATYDEVGNLFGRLEGSKYPDETIMSGSHIDTVVEGGKLDGQFGVIAAYLALDYLKNNYGQPLRSLEVISLAEEEGSRFPYAFWGSKNVWGLAKKEDVLDAKDIDGVSFSEAMNKAGFDFKQSTDRRTDIKSFVELHIEQGNVLETLEKSVGVVTDIVGQKRYTVTLTGEANHAGTTPMNYRRDAVYGYSQIVSQTIDYAKTLGDPLVVTFGEMEITPNTVNVVPGKVSFTIDCRHTNGQLLELFTKDMENIMRKVAKENDLTINISLWMEEKPVPMNESLVEVIKRACSEAALDYHIMHSGAGHDSQIFASFVPTAMIFVPSIKGISHNPAEDTTICDLTKGVRALIATLYKLAYEE
- a CDS encoding cupin domain-containing protein, which gives rise to MSKSNIEERLFKIDEIASFDSSEGKKTFFYETEKTAGALWCLEPGQSVFKHSHTTSDDLWICIQGKGTFYPGYGEAINIEPGDMIISRPGEQHGMENTGNERFIFVGVAGPHPMDLIVHED
- a CDS encoding glycerate kinase family protein; the protein is MKVLIAMDSFKGSVSSLEAGKAVSQGLSKSGLSSHTEIVPVADGGEGTVEAFLYKTDGKTMIKKVTGPLGKEVYVKYGIYKETAYIEVAETSGITLVNKEELDPFKATTYGLGELIESLMNSGYRRFIIGLGGSATNDAGIGMLRALGYRFMTENGSFIDENICELSNLTKIDDSKVSNQLKECQFIIASDVNNPLVGKNGATAVFGPQKGLKKSDVNTLDKLIEKFGVMSSSYLNNDFMMTAGAGAAGGLGFAFMSYLNAELFSGFDLLAKEKNIINKVKKADMVITGEGRLDAQSVMGKVPSALAELTKQSNKPLLAICGSVSDDAGQCNEHGIDAFFPIIRQIADEETILSKSNTLVSLEQAAEQLGRFYQAIKNK
- a CDS encoding PRD domain-containing protein; translation: MNYIKKINNNVALSKDDKGNEFIIFGKGIGFGYKAGDKIDETVIEKVFVSQDEENDSRLIDVFTDIEPKIIAVTNQIIELAEQELSISFSTNNFIGLADHLNHAITRAKNHDTYDDFLSLEIEQFYSQEYAVAKQAIKLIDEKLDISLPSSEEIYLTYHFFYANSSLERMDQVAGITHLIQRVLTIVRYHFQSDIDTDTISYSRFITHLRYFILRHMTDEKAKDILPIEMFSMVKTKYPESYACVSKISQFLYEEKKWRLSYDEELYLTIHIERIRNINH